The window ATTGCAAATTTGTTATCTAACTGATCCCTCTGATTCAACTTCACATTGTTGATGGACAGGCCGGAGATTgaatttgttgacaaaatagCCAGGGAAACTTTCAGGATGCTCAATGATCTGTCTCCATGTGAAATCCGTGGTTTTCCAGGGATTGAATCACGTTCAAAGGAGCTGGAGGAGTTACTGAAGTTTGATGATGCAAGCTGTAACCGTACCATTGGGGTTCTTGGGATGGCTGGAATTGGCAAGACCACGGTTGCTGATAGCGTATACAAACGAAACCATCGTCTATTCGATGGGTACTGTTTCCTTGAAGACATTGACAATGAGTCGAAACGGCATGGATTACATCATTTGCATGAGAAACTTCTTTGTAAATTGTTGGATGAAGAGAATTTGGATGTCAGAGCGCATGGAAGGTTGGAAGATTTTCTAAGGAACAAGAAGTTGTTTATTGTGCTGGATAATGTGactgaagaaaatcaaatacaagTTCTCATTGGACAGCAGGAGATGTACCGTAAAGGAAGTAGGATTGTTATAACTACGTGTGACAAGAAACTGCTGCTGAAAAACGCT is drawn from Camelina sativa cultivar DH55 unplaced genomic scaffold, Cs unpScaffold03866, whole genome shotgun sequence and contains these coding sequences:
- the LOC104774599 gene encoding disease resistance-like protein CSA1, producing the protein MLNDLSPCEIRGFPGIESRSKELEELLKFDDASCNRTIGVLGMAGIGKTTVADSVYKRNHRLFDGYCFLEDIDNESKRHGLHHLHEKLLCKLLDEENLDVRAHGRLEDFLRNKKLFIVLDNVTEENQIQVLIGQQEMYRKGSRIVITTCDKKLLLKNADATYVVPRLNDRESMELFCLDAFSGNLYPTEEFMDLSNKFVYYAKG